Proteins encoded by one window of Propionispora hippei DSM 15287:
- a CDS encoding PH domain-containing protein produces the protein MYNDIVDFNDEGVVTLGFLDSVLGNASEVDISAIQNDYARILANNERIEKAYRLIRDMFIFTDKRLILVNIQGITGKKVEYHSIPYRAITHFSIETAGHFDLDAELKIWISGTDTPIEKKFNKNLNIYELQGVLASYTLR, from the coding sequence ATGTATAATGATATTGTGGATTTTAATGATGAGGGAGTTGTTACTTTGGGCTTTTTGGATTCGGTTCTTGGCAATGCGTCCGAGGTTGATATTAGTGCTATCCAAAATGATTATGCTAGAATTCTCGCCAATAACGAGAGAATTGAAAAAGCGTATCGACTCATTCGTGATATGTTTATATTTACGGATAAGCGTCTGATCTTAGTGAATATACAGGGAATTACCGGAAAAAAGGTTGAATATCATTCCATCCCATATCGCGCCATAACTCATTTTAGTATCGAAACTGCCGGTCATTTTGATCTGGATGCCGAACTCAAAATTTGGATTTCCGGCACAGACACTCCCATTGAAAAGAAGTTCAATAAGAACCTTAACATTTATGAACTGCAAGGTGTTCTTGCCTCCTATACCTTGCGCTAA
- a CDS encoding YgjV family protein: MESINIVEGLGYLASGLVAVSFLMKSINKLRLVNTVGSICFVIYAVAIHAIPVALINLFTVCINIYYLTKKDVSKQANKR, from the coding sequence ATGGAGAGCATCAATATAGTAGAAGGGTTGGGCTACCTGGCTTCCGGTTTAGTAGCTGTTTCCTTCTTAATGAAATCTATAAATAAACTGCGGTTGGTGAACACGGTAGGTTCCATATGTTTTGTCATCTATGCCGTTGCTATTCATGCAATACCGGTGGCCTTGATTAATTTATTTACAGTCTGCATAAACATATATTATTTGACTAAAAAAGATGTCTCGAAGCAAGCGAATAAGCGATAG
- a CDS encoding MurR/RpiR family transcriptional regulator, which yields MFSYDIIQKFNETEILIYKYIIANQDKIPFMTIRELANELKLSTSTILRFCNKIDCGSYSEFKKKLKENIVEIANIAPQSDLQVLLHYFQGTNTSAFETKIKQGVKIIQDAEMVVFIGGGSSGTLARYGSRYFSNLGKFSIGLEDPYYPVIDIGEKKVMLLVLSVSGETKEIVDLIKKFQACNSKILSITNQPNSTIAKMSDWNISYNMDMQRVNGGFNATSQVPVLFLMEVLARRLKCDRNSLLLDK from the coding sequence ATGTTTTCGTATGATATTATTCAAAAATTTAATGAAACGGAGATCTTAATTTATAAATATATAATAGCGAACCAAGATAAAATTCCCTTTATGACAATCCGTGAATTAGCAAATGAGTTGAAGCTTTCAACGTCCACGATATTGAGGTTCTGCAATAAAATAGATTGCGGCAGCTATTCGGAGTTTAAGAAAAAATTAAAGGAAAATATAGTAGAGATAGCTAACATTGCTCCACAAAGTGACTTGCAGGTATTGCTACACTATTTTCAAGGAACCAATACCAGTGCCTTCGAAACTAAAATCAAACAAGGTGTGAAGATTATACAAGATGCGGAAATGGTCGTGTTTATCGGTGGGGGTTCTTCGGGAACTCTTGCCAGATATGGTTCGAGGTACTTTTCGAATTTAGGTAAATTTTCTATAGGATTGGAAGATCCCTATTATCCCGTCATTGATATCGGTGAAAAGAAGGTAATGCTTTTAGTACTTTCAGTTTCAGGTGAAACGAAAGAAATAGTGGATCTTATTAAAAAGTTTCAAGCCTGCAATAGTAAAATATTAAGTATCACCAACCAACCTAATTCTACAATTGCTAAGATGTCTGATTGGAATATTTCGTACAACATGGATATGCAACGGGTAAACGGTGGATTTAATGCCACGTCGCAGGTTCCCGTATTGTTTCTAATGGAAGTGCTTGCAAGAAGACTAAAATGCGATAGGAACAGCCTGTTACTTGATAAGTAA
- a CDS encoding MFS transporter, protein MTKDIKIALLMAASLFMEILDGTIVTTALPTMAQDFRTSPATIALMVSVYLITVAIFIPLSGWMARRFGKKRIWIIAVGLFTLSSLCSALAPTFAFLLLMRIVQGISGALMVPTARLIVLEKTPPSRLLTMVGYLTWPALIAPAIAPLFGGFIVTYWSWHWIFLINIPIGLISAFIGIKLIDTDQVSNRAAFDFLGFIEVACLSGAILTGAELATRGKEYWFSASGLIVLGVILGFIVFNHLKQAAHPLFSLDSLKITSFRVCQTGGSVLWLSVGAMPYLLTVFLQTVFQWSAVKAGSYVLFIFVGNIGIKPFTNFIIRNLGYRGALLSSFGMVFAASFALAFIQINTWPAWIMFLAFVSGVGRSLALTAYNGLSFSEVEPQHRNSANTLNSVTSILSQGMGISLITVIANLLQHFYPMTVAYELCFAFLGLLMIYPVIEVFFLPKHIGQATIN, encoded by the coding sequence ATGACAAAAGATATAAAAATAGCCTTATTAATGGCTGCCAGTCTCTTTATGGAGATTTTAGATGGAACTATCGTAACGACGGCATTGCCGACCATGGCCCAGGATTTTCGCACAAGTCCGGCCACCATCGCGTTAATGGTCAGTGTATATTTGATTACCGTTGCTATTTTTATCCCTTTAAGCGGCTGGATGGCCAGGCGGTTTGGCAAGAAACGAATTTGGATTATAGCGGTTGGTCTCTTTACCCTTAGTTCACTTTGCAGTGCCTTAGCCCCAACCTTTGCGTTCCTATTGCTTATGAGAATTGTCCAGGGGATTTCGGGAGCCTTGATGGTACCGACAGCAAGGTTGATCGTGCTAGAAAAAACACCGCCTTCACGGCTCTTAACCATGGTCGGCTATCTTACCTGGCCTGCTTTGATTGCACCGGCCATCGCACCGTTGTTTGGCGGATTTATTGTTACGTACTGGAGCTGGCATTGGATCTTTTTGATTAATATCCCCATTGGTTTGATCAGTGCCTTTATCGGTATAAAATTGATCGACACCGATCAGGTCAGTAATAGGGCTGCGTTTGATTTTTTAGGATTTATCGAAGTTGCCTGTTTATCCGGCGCCATTCTTACGGGAGCCGAGCTGGCCACGCGTGGCAAAGAATATTGGTTTAGCGCCTCCGGATTAATTGTTTTAGGGGTAATACTGGGCTTTATTGTTTTCAATCACCTAAAACAAGCAGCTCATCCGTTATTTTCCCTGGATTCACTAAAAATTACTTCATTTAGAGTTTGTCAGACCGGAGGTTCTGTTTTGTGGCTGTCTGTTGGGGCCATGCCTTATCTGTTGACGGTTTTTTTACAAACCGTTTTTCAATGGTCTGCTGTAAAAGCAGGCAGCTATGTGTTGTTTATTTTTGTTGGTAATATTGGCATTAAACCCTTTACCAATTTTATTATTCGAAATTTAGGTTATCGCGGTGCACTCTTATCCTCCTTTGGAATGGTATTTGCAGCATCCTTCGCTTTGGCATTCATTCAAATCAACACATGGCCTGCTTGGATCATGTTTCTTGCTTTCGTCTCCGGTGTAGGCCGTTCCCTGGCTCTGACGGCCTACAATGGCTTAAGTTTTTCTGAAGTAGAACCTCAGCACCGGAACAGCGCCAATACACTGAATTCTGTTACGTCCATATTGTCTCAGGGCATGGGAATATCACTCATCACCGTGATTGCCAATTTATTGCAGCATTTCTATCCCATGACGGTCGCCTATGAATTATGCTTTGCTTTTCTTGGCCTGCTGATGATCTATCCCGTCATTGAAGTATTCTTCCTACCGAAACATATTGGCCAGGCAACAATTAATTAG
- a CDS encoding malate dehydrogenase, whose amino-acid sequence MKISIIGAGNVGATAANVIALKNIASDVVLLDVKEGVAEGKSVDMLQQLAIMGSNTRIVGCTNDYKKTSNSDIVIITSGIARKPGMKREELIGINAGIMKDVVNACTVYSPEAIYIIVSNPADTLTYLTIKHMGLPRNKVVGMSGVLDSSRFIYYLSQAIGCHPNDVDGMVIGVHGDFMLPLTRFAFYKGIPVNKLLDARVMSEVCAKTKDGGGILTRLLGTSAWYAPGAAIATMAEAIAKDTKKLMSCITYLDGEYGNTDVCAAVPVILGRAGMERIVDLELNAEEQALFNQSTAASKQINRMLK is encoded by the coding sequence ATGAAAATCTCTATTATTGGTGCAGGCAATGTTGGCGCTACGGCAGCAAATGTGATTGCCCTAAAAAATATAGCCAGTGATGTTGTTTTGTTAGATGTTAAAGAAGGCGTTGCTGAAGGAAAATCTGTTGATATGCTGCAACAATTAGCGATAATGGGATCGAACACAAGAATTGTCGGTTGTACCAATGACTATAAGAAAACAAGCAATTCGGATATCGTTATTATTACCTCCGGTATTGCCCGAAAACCGGGAATGAAGCGAGAGGAACTCATCGGAATTAATGCCGGAATTATGAAAGACGTTGTAAATGCTTGTACAGTATATTCTCCGGAAGCCATCTATATTATTGTATCGAATCCGGCCGATACCTTAACCTATTTGACAATAAAACATATGGGATTGCCCCGGAATAAGGTCGTTGGCATGAGCGGCGTACTCGATAGCAGCCGATTCATTTATTATTTAAGTCAGGCCATTGGTTGTCATCCTAATGATGTCGATGGCATGGTTATTGGTGTTCATGGAGATTTTATGCTCCCTTTGACACGTTTTGCTTTTTATAAAGGCATTCCCGTTAACAAATTATTGGATGCAAGAGTTATGTCAGAAGTTTGCGCAAAAACAAAAGACGGTGGTGGAATTTTGACCCGGCTTTTGGGAACTTCTGCCTGGTATGCCCCGGGGGCGGCCATTGCTACGATGGCTGAAGCGATTGCAAAAGACACTAAAAAACTCATGTCCTGTATTACCTATCTTGATGGTGAATATGGGAATACAGATGTATGTGCTGCTGTCCCGGTAATTTTAGGAAGGGCCGGCATGGAAAGAATTGTTGATTTGGAATTGAATGCAGAGGAACAGGCTTTGTTTAATCAAAGTACTGCTGCGTCGAAGCAAATCAATAGGATGTTAAAATAG
- a CDS encoding epoxide hydrolase family protein, with protein sequence MEGFRIQIAQDVLDDLQYRLEHVRWPDQLKDSGWERGTEMGYLQSLVSYWRDHFDWRAQEQELNRYSQFRCEVDGIDLHFAHARGKGPNPLPIILTHGWPDSFIRYKKIIPLLTDPARYGGDPADSFDVIVPSLPGFGFSSRPEHSGINNFRVSELWAKLMTEELGYRRFAAAGGDIGSGVTRYLALNHPELLVGIHLTDIGIIRNLMTSHEADLAREELDYKRSAQQWIAQEGAYMSIQSTKPQTLTYGLTDSPVGLAGWIIEKFHAWSDCRGDLEQSFSKDELLTNIMLYWVTNTSGSSTRIYYENMNSLPPMGQIGVPTGIALFPADILLPPKGWAERHLNITRWTLMPRGGHFTAMEAPEPLAEDIRAFYRPFRTGAKKE encoded by the coding sequence GTGGAAGGTTTTCGTATCCAAATTGCGCAGGATGTACTCGACGATCTGCAATATAGACTGGAGCATGTTCGATGGCCAGACCAATTGAAGGATTCGGGGTGGGAACGAGGCACAGAAATGGGCTATTTGCAGTCGCTCGTTTCGTATTGGCGGGACCATTTCGATTGGCGTGCCCAGGAACAGGAACTGAACCGCTATTCCCAGTTTCGTTGTGAGGTCGACGGAATAGATTTGCACTTCGCGCATGCACGCGGTAAAGGACCCAACCCTTTACCCATTATACTGACTCACGGATGGCCTGACAGTTTTATCCGCTACAAGAAGATCATCCCTTTGTTGACCGACCCGGCCCGTTATGGCGGCGACCCGGCTGATTCTTTTGATGTGATTGTTCCCTCCCTGCCGGGATTTGGTTTTTCCAGCCGTCCTGAGCATAGCGGCATCAATAATTTTCGGGTTTCCGAGCTTTGGGCTAAACTAATGACCGAGGAGCTTGGCTATCGACGCTTTGCGGCTGCCGGTGGAGATATTGGTTCTGGCGTTACCAGATATCTGGCATTAAACCATCCGGAGCTTCTTGTTGGAATCCATCTTACAGATATCGGTATCATTAGAAATCTTATGACTTCTCATGAAGCGGATCTTGCCAGGGAAGAATTGGATTACAAGAGAAGTGCTCAACAATGGATCGCCCAAGAGGGCGCCTATATGTCCATTCAATCGACGAAGCCCCAGACGCTTACTTACGGTCTTACCGATTCACCGGTGGGGTTGGCTGGTTGGATTATTGAAAAATTCCATGCCTGGAGCGATTGCCGGGGTGATCTTGAGCAGAGTTTCAGTAAGGATGAGCTGCTTACTAATATCATGCTTTATTGGGTCACGAACACCAGTGGGTCGTCAACGCGCATATATTATGAAAATATGAATTCTTTGCCGCCTATGGGACAAATCGGGGTCCCCACGGGGATCGCTCTTTTTCCGGCTGACATACTGCTACCACCTAAAGGATGGGCGGAACGGCATTTGAATATAACTCGCTGGACGTTAATGCCTCGCGGCGGTCATTTTACTGCCATGGAGGCTCCCGAGCCTTTGGCTGAGGATATTCGCGCATTCTATCGGCCATTTAGAACCGGAGCGAAAAAAGAATAA
- a CDS encoding AraC family transcriptional regulator, with translation MSGENEEQANYWIMPELNNLELLHAKYVKQSFAKHIHEGFAIGVIEAGALRFSYRGKTNIATPGCINLVIPGEAHDGTALSEEGWTYRMFYLESKLLEQAAAKLSGKAGRIPFFADGVVKDDAMANRIKTAHCSLEKAVLPLIEQESMVLTLLTEFISRHAAERLPVKTAGKDHRAVQVAREYIEETYARNFSLSELSAVCHLSSFHLLRIFRERLGVPPHAYLKQVRIKRAKELLAKGRSMAFVAQETGFTDQSHFARQFKQITGITPKKYSNIIQENSPPGI, from the coding sequence ATGTCGGGAGAGAATGAGGAACAAGCGAATTACTGGATCATGCCGGAATTGAATAATCTGGAATTGCTGCATGCGAAATATGTGAAACAGTCTTTTGCAAAGCATATTCATGAAGGATTTGCAATTGGTGTGATCGAAGCGGGGGCACTCCGTTTTTCCTACCGGGGTAAAACGAATATTGCAACTCCGGGCTGTATTAACCTGGTCATTCCCGGAGAAGCTCACGACGGTACGGCTTTATCGGAAGAAGGATGGACCTACCGGATGTTCTATCTTGAGTCAAAGCTTTTGGAGCAGGCTGCTGCTAAACTGTCCGGTAAGGCAGGGAGAATTCCTTTTTTTGCGGACGGGGTGGTCAAAGATGATGCTATGGCCAACCGTATTAAAACAGCTCACTGCTCACTGGAAAAGGCAGTGTTGCCGCTTATCGAGCAGGAGTCTATGGTATTGACTCTGCTGACGGAATTTATTTCGCGTCATGCCGCGGAGCGCTTGCCGGTAAAAACTGCCGGGAAGGATCATCGGGCGGTTCAAGTAGCACGTGAATATATTGAGGAGACCTATGCCCGGAATTTTTCGCTCAGCGAATTATCCGCCGTCTGCCATCTCAGTTCGTTTCACTTGCTGCGAATATTCAGGGAGCGGCTGGGAGTTCCGCCACATGCCTATTTAAAACAGGTGAGAATCAAGCGGGCCAAGGAACTGCTGGCAAAAGGACGTTCTATGGCATTTGTTGCTCAGGAGACAGGATTTACCGATCAGAGTCACTTTGCCAGGCAGTTTAAGCAGATTACCGGCATCACACCGAAAAAATACAGCAATATCATACAAGAAAATTCTCCGCCAGGGATTTAG
- a CDS encoding MerR family transcriptional regulator produces MLRIGDFSKLSRVSIRMLRHYDEIGLLIPEHVDNFTGYRYYSETQLPLANRIHALKEMGFTLSTITEVLRTYHDPQALREFLLIKQAEVKEQAKKTAHRLQSLETIINRLGKDENAMNYNVVLKEMPQRLVASIRKSIPSYNEEGILWEELMKEITHQHVQLASPCYAIAVFHDQEYEEHDPDIEIQLSVQGTYKNKEHVVFKTVPPITVASATFQGGYEHIAAVNQAVANWVRDNRYEFAGSMFNIYHVSPAQSPNPDEWVTEVCFPVRKK; encoded by the coding sequence ATGTTACGAATTGGAGATTTTTCTAAGCTCTCAAGAGTAAGTATCCGGATGTTGCGGCATTACGACGAAATCGGCTTGTTGATTCCAGAGCATGTCGACAATTTTACAGGATATCGTTATTACAGTGAAACCCAGTTACCACTGGCCAATCGAATCCACGCCCTTAAAGAAATGGGCTTTACTTTATCTACTATCACGGAAGTTTTAAGAACCTATCATGATCCACAAGCTCTAAGAGAATTCCTGCTAATAAAGCAGGCAGAGGTAAAAGAACAAGCGAAAAAAACTGCTCACCGGTTACAAAGTCTTGAGACAATCATCAATCGTCTTGGAAAGGATGAAAATGCTATGAACTATAACGTCGTTTTGAAAGAAATGCCGCAAAGACTGGTGGCATCCATAAGAAAGAGTATTCCTTCTTATAATGAAGAAGGAATACTCTGGGAGGAACTAATGAAAGAAATCACCCACCAGCATGTACAGCTTGCCAGTCCCTGCTATGCTATTGCTGTTTTTCATGATCAGGAATACGAGGAACACGACCCGGATATCGAAATTCAACTCTCCGTTCAGGGTACTTATAAAAACAAAGAGCACGTGGTGTTTAAAACCGTCCCCCCCATCACCGTTGCATCGGCAACATTCCAGGGAGGTTATGAACATATCGCCGCCGTGAACCAGGCGGTAGCTAATTGGGTGAGAGACAATCGGTATGAATTTGCCGGCTCAATGTTCAACATCTATCACGTGAGTCCCGCACAGTCGCCAAACCCTGATGAATGGGTAACAGAAGTTTGCTTTCCCGTAAGAAAAAAATAA
- a CDS encoding ATP-dependent DNA helicase: protein MIPHVVRISVKDLVEYTLRSGDIDTRFVGASRAVEGTRIHQKLQKAGGDNYIAEAPLKYEISYKDFLFLVEGRADGIISEQRQVVIDEIKTTAIPLERIDETFNTLHWAQAKCYGLIYGEQNNIEQLDIQLTYYNIDTEEIKRLRETVTLQELRTFFYGLLESYLVWAKQLEAWKELRDSSIKKLKFPFPAYRRGQRELAVAVYRTVSDNKKLFVQAPTGIGKTISTLFPAVKAMGEHKTGKIFYLTAKTITRQVAEAAVNVMRSCGLDFKSITITAKDKICFKEESICNPDHCEYAQGHFDRVNDAITELFLQERAFTREVIEAYSQKYTVCPFELSLDLAVWADCIICDYNYVFDPRVYLKRFFQTGQGDYTFLIDEAHNLVDRAREMFSAELTKSTFLKVKNLYKGQHIGKTLGKINTVMLGMKKKCSEEGYYTQLDQPEELYPLLWTFAKKASALLTDNHKAEGYDALLELYFNVLIFLKMAELYDDHYITYVETSSSEVTVKLFCLDPSKLLGEAVRRGKSGVFFSATLVPLDYFSEILGGEATDAKIAFPSPFKVENLCLLVADQISTKFKNRESSYREIAQYIHLVIQQKTGNYLVFFPSYHYMQEVQQVFSELHPDIETLIQTNVMSEAERERFLARFQPDRNLMLVGFCVLGGIFSEGIDLKGDKLLGTVIIGVGLPQICLERNLIMEHFKKKNELGFEYAYMYPGMNKVLQAAGRVIRSEDDKGVVLLIDERFSSYYYKKLFPAHWRYPREVRDGKELNSRIQVFWKGL, encoded by the coding sequence GTGATACCGCATGTAGTCCGTATATCAGTAAAAGATTTAGTAGAGTATACCTTGCGTTCGGGTGATATTGATACTCGCTTTGTGGGAGCCAGCAGAGCGGTAGAAGGAACCCGAATACACCAAAAGCTGCAAAAGGCTGGTGGCGACAATTATATAGCGGAAGCCCCGCTAAAATATGAAATTAGCTACAAAGACTTCCTGTTTCTGGTAGAGGGCCGGGCCGATGGGATCATTAGCGAGCAGCGGCAGGTCGTGATCGATGAAATCAAGACAACGGCTATTCCCCTGGAACGAATTGATGAGACCTTTAATACCCTGCATTGGGCTCAGGCCAAATGCTATGGACTTATTTATGGTGAGCAAAACAATATAGAGCAGCTCGATATTCAATTGACCTATTACAATATTGATACAGAGGAAATAAAGCGACTGAGAGAAACCGTTACCCTGCAGGAATTGCGAACGTTTTTTTACGGGCTGCTGGAGAGCTATTTAGTTTGGGCTAAGCAGCTTGAGGCCTGGAAGGAACTGCGGGACTCTTCCATAAAAAAACTGAAGTTTCCTTTTCCAGCTTATCGCCGCGGTCAGCGGGAGTTGGCGGTTGCGGTATATCGAACCGTTTCGGATAATAAAAAACTATTTGTCCAGGCACCCACCGGGATTGGGAAAACCATTTCCACTTTGTTTCCGGCCGTTAAAGCGATGGGCGAGCATAAAACGGGCAAGATATTTTATTTGACGGCCAAAACCATTACCCGCCAAGTGGCAGAAGCAGCCGTGAACGTCATGCGGAGCTGTGGCTTGGACTTTAAATCCATTACGATCACGGCGAAAGATAAAATCTGTTTTAAGGAAGAATCCATATGCAACCCGGACCATTGCGAATATGCCCAAGGACACTTTGATCGGGTCAATGACGCCATTACGGAGTTGTTTTTGCAGGAACGAGCCTTTACCCGGGAGGTAATCGAAGCCTATTCACAAAAGTATACGGTATGTCCCTTTGAACTTTCCCTGGACTTAGCCGTATGGGCCGACTGCATTATTTGTGACTATAATTATGTTTTTGATCCCCGGGTGTATTTAAAACGATTTTTTCAGACCGGTCAGGGTGACTATACCTTTCTAATTGATGAAGCGCATAATTTAGTGGACCGGGCCAGAGAGATGTTTTCCGCCGAACTAACCAAGAGCACCTTCTTGAAAGTGAAAAACCTCTATAAAGGCCAGCATATTGGTAAAACTCTGGGTAAAATTAATACGGTTATGCTGGGCATGAAAAAAAAGTGCAGCGAAGAGGGGTATTATACACAATTGGACCAACCGGAGGAACTCTATCCCCTGCTTTGGACGTTTGCCAAAAAAGCTTCTGCGTTATTAACCGACAATCATAAAGCAGAGGGCTATGATGCTTTGCTGGAACTTTATTTTAATGTGCTGATATTTTTGAAAATGGCGGAGCTCTACGATGACCACTATATTACGTATGTAGAAACATCCTCGTCAGAGGTTACGGTGAAGCTGTTTTGCCTTGATCCCTCCAAGCTGTTGGGGGAAGCAGTCCGGCGAGGCAAGTCCGGTGTATTCTTTTCGGCCACATTGGTCCCGCTGGATTATTTTAGTGAAATATTGGGTGGTGAGGCAACGGATGCAAAAATTGCCTTCCCGTCACCCTTTAAGGTCGAAAATTTATGCTTACTGGTGGCTGATCAGATATCCACCAAGTTCAAAAACCGGGAGAGCAGCTACCGGGAAATTGCTCAATATATTCATCTGGTGATCCAGCAGAAAACCGGGAATTATCTTGTTTTTTTCCCTTCCTATCACTATATGCAGGAAGTGCAGCAGGTTTTTTCGGAATTGCACCCTGATATTGAGACTCTTATACAGACCAATGTCATGTCGGAAGCAGAGCGGGAACGTTTCTTAGCGCGGTTTCAGCCGGACCGTAACCTCATGTTAGTGGGCTTCTGCGTGCTAGGGGGGATTTTTTCGGAAGGTATTGACCTCAAAGGGGACAAGCTGTTGGGGACTGTAATTATCGGAGTGGGACTTCCCCAGATCTGTTTAGAGCGCAATCTGATCATGGAGCATTTTAAAAAGAAAAATGAACTGGGCTTTGAATATGCTTATATGTATCCCGGTATGAATAAAGTGCTGCAGGCGGCTGGACGGGTGATTCGTTCTGAAGACGATAAAGGAGTAGTACTTTTGATTGATGAAAGATTCTCCAGCTATTATTATAAAAAACTGTTTCCGGCCCATTGGCGTTATCCCAGGGAGGTACGCGACGGGAAGGAACTTAACTCACGAATTCAAGTGTTTTGGAAAGGCCTGTGA
- a CDS encoding DNA alkylation repair protein, giving the protein MYEDTIEKIKKIEHGFKETEHAANLIVSNHSETACFLLAKQYYQSEHYQVRSLAAFICGAISSRLYESLIFLKDEVALDTSWQVQEVLAQAFDRFCYDQGYENSLPIMDEWLNHSNPNVRRAVTEGLRIWTGRDYFRQNPDEAIKLLANLRDEPSEYVRKSVGNALKDISKKHGALVEAELQTWDVSPKAVQQVYKLARKHLDNRL; this is encoded by the coding sequence ATGTATGAAGATACGATTGAAAAGATAAAAAAAATCGAGCATGGATTTAAGGAAACAGAACATGCGGCTAACCTGATTGTCAGCAATCATTCAGAAACTGCTTGCTTCTTGCTGGCAAAACAGTATTACCAATCAGAGCATTATCAAGTCAGATCCTTGGCTGCATTTATCTGCGGTGCCATTTCAAGCAGATTGTATGAGTCATTAATTTTTTTAAAGGATGAGGTTGCTTTAGATACAAGCTGGCAAGTTCAGGAAGTACTGGCCCAAGCATTTGATCGGTTTTGTTATGATCAGGGATATGAAAACTCACTGCCGATCATGGACGAATGGTTAAACCATAGTAATCCGAACGTCAGAAGAGCGGTTACCGAGGGCTTGCGAATATGGACCGGCCGGGATTATTTCAGACAGAACCCAGACGAAGCGATAAAATTGCTTGCGAACTTAAGGGATGAGCCCAGTGAATATGTAAGAAAATCAGTGGGCAATGCTTTGAAGGATATCAGTAAGAAGCATGGAGCATTAGTGGAAGCAGAGCTTCAAACCTGGGATGTATCACCAAAAGCAGTGCAACAAGTCTATAAACTGGCTAGAAAGCATCTGGACAATAGATTATGA